The nucleotide window TTACCAaacttgttctgcacacccagctccgtccgctattgtcccgtcaccagtgcacagtacctgcatccatactgttgtagggggtgagctttcgtcctcgctgctcaacaggaactctacctcaaattgactcaaaaccaataaacaaatatttgggctgcccagtatgaaaacatatttaaaccaaatatttaaaagaacgaaaaactttaatgtttttcaacttgaaaaccgatgcatgatgcttaaataaacaCGGCGCCAAATCTcagtattacctgatggccggtcccatagacccactactcgaccttacctcaaattaatttatcaccaggtaagcgtagcgagaacgtccactacctagctataCACACGTACCGAGTCCGTGATTGCAGATACTCGGACGACCGGtatagctaaccctccggaggttttggggatcgaacccaaggaagtcagagccacccttcgctctcaagccatcacatatTTTCTCACGGATTGGTTAGTGTACATTGCATTTTACATAACCAACCCATACCACTTATCATGCATcacattaataaaatataaaagaaactcacaaaccgaggagagtcctgaatccctacctggattccgatgcgttctctcacgtactccgagagttgcgaaccttctgttccttggataactggagtcctagattccgacatttcgacCGTTAATAATCTATTGAACAATTATATGGAATATCgacgattaataaatcgtccaaccaacttttcctagtttgaccaggagttgaccaatttGTCCACGTTTCACTAATCGAGACCGGTTCgataattaactcaaattaccgAACAATGACTTGATATTAAGATATCAACCCAATATATTAGGTGCACTAAAACTTTACTCAAGCCACCCAATATAtacacatttcttttctttactcacGGTCATTTTTACAAAATGCTTATGCAAACCAATGTTATAACAAATTCCCAACTTCATGAACAAATGAATTCGAGTATCCTTAACAATTTCGTCACATAGTAATTCGTCGGAagttactatggacacccaatatTATTTTAGGCCATTTTCCACATCATAATTCCAATTTTAGCAATGATACTTGAACTGGCCTTGAACACAGATTTAACAAGAACACCATTTGACACACTGCCACAATACAATCTTTATAATCACAGTCCATTCAAATCGACACACAGTCCATGCTGCACACGCAATCAAGCTTATACAACATTCAACCAACCAAATGTCCATTTCAAGGCCACCATAACAGATTATCAACTCAAGCTACTAACTTCGGATTTGCATGACAATAACCAAACTCCAATTTCAACGTATCAAACCAAAATCACCACACTCAACCAAACTGTCGAAGAGTACAGAAAAGCAGAATTTCAATCTCAATCAAGCCCAACCAACTCAGTTCACTAGCTCTGGATTACCATAACAAGAACAAAACTTTAACACATGGTTCGAATTATACCTTCAAGAACTACTTGAATCGAGCTCAGTTTTACACTCTTACTGTCGAAACTGGCCGATGATGAACTAGTGAGTTTCGATGCAAACGACGCAGCAAGCTTCACAATTTCTCCTCTGCAAGTGTAGTGACGACTGAAACCAAGCCCAGAAGCGTTGGAGCAGTCGTCGGCGGCATCCACGACATCGAACCCGAAAC belongs to Rosa chinensis cultivar Old Blush chromosome 4, RchiOBHm-V2, whole genome shotgun sequence and includes:
- the LOC112200699 gene encoding uncharacterized protein LOC112200699 isoform X2 yields the protein MSSTLRWSLIIHASIVDGELTTGSFVSSPASSAIPGDSDHLLSYLWFDVVDAADDCSNASGLGFSRHYTCRGEIVKLAASFASKLTSSSSASFDSKSVKLSSIQVVLEVWMQVLCTGDGTIADGAGCAEQVW
- the LOC112200699 gene encoding uncharacterized protein LOC112200699 isoform X1 translates to MSSTLRWSLIIHASIVDGELTTGSFVSSPASSAIPGDSDHLLSYLCFWVGFGFDVVDAADDCSNASGLGFSRHYTCRGEIVKLAASFASKLTSSSSASFDSKSVKLSSIQVVLEVWMQVLCTGDGTIADGAGCAEQVW
- the LOC112200699 gene encoding uncharacterized protein LOC112200699 isoform X3, with the translated sequence MSSTLRWSLIIHASIVDGELTTGSFVSSPASSAIPGDSDHLLSYLCFWVGFGFDVVDAADDCSNASGLGFSRHYTCRGEIVKLAASFASKLTSSSSASFDSKSVKLSSIQVVLEVWLSVVILV